In the Euphorbia lathyris chromosome 5, ddEupLath1.1, whole genome shotgun sequence genome, one interval contains:
- the LOC136230363 gene encoding zinc finger CCCH domain-containing protein 18 isoform X2, producing the protein MDFSESTKVVYNRIQKLEPENVSKIIGYLLLQDHGEREMIRLAFSPDNLICSLITKAKSHLGLNKPPVSSPISPSPVNSSLVYDISSLQYQYSPTSLHPVSSPAASRRAAASYWDAQVTAVEQQQMHSLEFGTQGYSDSVAEDYQLQNRMQLLSFDDQLEFANSDFSSNYFYPEPALGPRTSRRSPSLPELPFKTCHYFNKGFCKHGTSCRFYHENPMTDNFSQMFNLKQNEISNEEHVVSPGSLEKLERELTELLKSRRGMPVSIASLPMMYYEKYGRSLQAEGYLTESQRHGKAGYSLTKLLARLRNSIHVIDRPHGQHSVILAEDVPKYLEYIGERNDPGGIVAGSRQIYLTFPAESTFTEQDVSNYFSKFGPVQDVRIPSQHKRMFGFVTFVFVETVKQILAKGNPHFVCGARVLVKPYREKSRLVDRKYAEKMQHPMYYSPHFIDGDSELHVPRVYDNSRLVRKQVMEEHEHQLELDRRRLSEFQLTSKSFNNHSYFSYSMDEWKFADEQADFPSAERFNHLLDVLNNEDKPRHITTKYTDQDSQGVDLPESPFTSVIGSGISTNI; encoded by the exons ATGGATTTCTCAGAATCCACAAAGGTTGTCTACAACAGAATTCAAAAGCTCGAGCCTGAAAATGTCTCGAAAATCATTGGATATCTTCTTTTACAAGATCATGGTGAACGAGAAATGATCCGGTTGGCCTTCAGCCCTGATAATTTGATATGTTCTTTAATTACCAAAGCAAAATCTCACCTTGGCCTGAACAAACCACCAGTTTCTTCTCCAATCTCACCGTCTCCGGTCAATTCATCTCTTGTTTACGACATATCATCACTACAATATCAGTATTCTCCAACTTCATTGCATCCAGTTTCATCTCCAGCAGCTTCACGAAGGGCAGCAGCTTCTTACTGGGATGCTCAAGTGACTGCTGTTGAGCAGCAGCAGATGCACAGCTTAGAGTTTGGCACTCAAGGATACTCTGATTCAGTTGCTGAGGACTATCAGCTGCAGAACCGGATGCAGTTATTGAGTTTCGATGATCAATTGGAGTTTGCTAATTCTGATTTTTCAAGCAATTACTTTTATCCTGAACCTGCATTAGGTCCTAGAACTAGTAGAAGATCTCCAAGCTTACCGGAATTGCCTTTCAAGACTTGTCATTATTTCaacaaggggttctgtaaacatgGAACTAGCTGTAGATTCTACCATGAGAATCCGATGACAGATAACTTTTCTCAGATGTTCAACCtcaaacagaatgagatttCAAATGAAGAGCATGTTGTTTCACCCGGTTCCTTAGAAAAGCTCGAAAGGGAGCTTACGGAGCTCTTGAAATCACGACGAGGGATGCCTGTTTCTATTGCCTCATTGCCAATGATGTATTATGAGAAATATGGGAGAAGTCTTCAGGCTGAGGGTTATCTTACAGAAAGCCAAAGACACGGTAAGGCTGGTTATAGCCTCACGAAGCTTTTAGCTCGATTGAGGAACAGCATTCATGTGATTGACAG ACCTCACGGACAGCATTCTGTTATTCTGGCTGAAGATGTTCCAAAGTACTTGGAGTATATTGGGGAGAGAAATGATCCTGGTGGCATTGTTGCTGGTTCTAGGCAGATATATCTTACCTTTCCGGCGGAAAGTACCTTTACCGAGCAAGATGTCTCCAACTATTTCAG CAAATTTGGACCTGTTCAAGATGTTAGGATTCCTTCCCAACATAAAAGGATGTTCGGATTTGTGACATTCGTTTTCGTGGAGACTGTGAAGCAAATACTAGCAAAAGGAAATCCACATTTCGTGTGCGGGGCACGTGTCCTAGTGAAACCTTATAGGGAAAAGTCAAGACTTGTTGATag AAAGTATGCGGAGAAAATGCAGCACCCGATGTATTACAGCCCACACTTTATAGATGGGGATTCTGAGCTTCATG TGCCAAGGGTATATGATAATTCAAGGTTAGTAAGGAAACAAGTAATGGAAGAGCATGAGCATCAACTTGAACTTGATCGTAGGCGTCTTTCGGAGTTCCAATTGACATCCAAATCCTTTaataatcactcttattttagCTACTCAATGGATGAATGGAAGTTTGCAGATG AACAAGCAGACTTTCCATCCGCTGAACGTTTCAATCACTTGCTAGATGTTTTGAACAATGAGGATAAACCCAGGCACATAACCACCAAATACACTGACCAAGATAG CCAAGGAGTCGACCTTCCAGAAAGCCCGTTTACGTCGGTAATAGGGAGCGGAATTTCAACGAATATATAG
- the LOC136230363 gene encoding zinc finger CCCH domain-containing protein 18 isoform X1, with product MDFSESTKVVYNRIQKLEPENVSKIIGYLLLQDHGEREMIRLAFSPDNLICSLITKAKSHLGLNKPPVSSPISPSPVNSSLVYDISSLQYQYSPTSLHPVSSPAASRRAAASYWDAQVTAVEQQQMHSLEFGTQGYSDSVAEDYQLQNRMQLLSFDDQLEFANSDFSSNYFYPEPALGPRTSRRSPSLPELPFKTCHYFNKGFCKHGTSCRFYHENPMTDNFSQMFNLKQNEISNEEHVVSPGSLEKLERELTELLKSRRGMPVSIASLPMMYYEKYGRSLQAEGYLTESQRHGKAGYSLTKLLARLRNSIHVIDRPHGQHSVILAEDVPKYLEYIGERNDPGGIVAGSRQIYLTFPAESTFTEQDVSNYFSKFGPVQDVRIPSQHKRMFGFVTFVFVETVKQILAKGNPHFVCGARVLVKPYREKSRLVDRKYAEKMQHPMYYSPHFIDGDSELHVPRVYDNSRLVRKQVMEEHEHQLELDRRRLSEFQLTSKSFNNHSYFSYSMDEWKFADGSAEQADFPSAERFNHLLDVLNNEDKPRHITTKYTDQDSQGVDLPESPFTSVIGSGISTNI from the exons ATGGATTTCTCAGAATCCACAAAGGTTGTCTACAACAGAATTCAAAAGCTCGAGCCTGAAAATGTCTCGAAAATCATTGGATATCTTCTTTTACAAGATCATGGTGAACGAGAAATGATCCGGTTGGCCTTCAGCCCTGATAATTTGATATGTTCTTTAATTACCAAAGCAAAATCTCACCTTGGCCTGAACAAACCACCAGTTTCTTCTCCAATCTCACCGTCTCCGGTCAATTCATCTCTTGTTTACGACATATCATCACTACAATATCAGTATTCTCCAACTTCATTGCATCCAGTTTCATCTCCAGCAGCTTCACGAAGGGCAGCAGCTTCTTACTGGGATGCTCAAGTGACTGCTGTTGAGCAGCAGCAGATGCACAGCTTAGAGTTTGGCACTCAAGGATACTCTGATTCAGTTGCTGAGGACTATCAGCTGCAGAACCGGATGCAGTTATTGAGTTTCGATGATCAATTGGAGTTTGCTAATTCTGATTTTTCAAGCAATTACTTTTATCCTGAACCTGCATTAGGTCCTAGAACTAGTAGAAGATCTCCAAGCTTACCGGAATTGCCTTTCAAGACTTGTCATTATTTCaacaaggggttctgtaaacatgGAACTAGCTGTAGATTCTACCATGAGAATCCGATGACAGATAACTTTTCTCAGATGTTCAACCtcaaacagaatgagatttCAAATGAAGAGCATGTTGTTTCACCCGGTTCCTTAGAAAAGCTCGAAAGGGAGCTTACGGAGCTCTTGAAATCACGACGAGGGATGCCTGTTTCTATTGCCTCATTGCCAATGATGTATTATGAGAAATATGGGAGAAGTCTTCAGGCTGAGGGTTATCTTACAGAAAGCCAAAGACACGGTAAGGCTGGTTATAGCCTCACGAAGCTTTTAGCTCGATTGAGGAACAGCATTCATGTGATTGACAG ACCTCACGGACAGCATTCTGTTATTCTGGCTGAAGATGTTCCAAAGTACTTGGAGTATATTGGGGAGAGAAATGATCCTGGTGGCATTGTTGCTGGTTCTAGGCAGATATATCTTACCTTTCCGGCGGAAAGTACCTTTACCGAGCAAGATGTCTCCAACTATTTCAG CAAATTTGGACCTGTTCAAGATGTTAGGATTCCTTCCCAACATAAAAGGATGTTCGGATTTGTGACATTCGTTTTCGTGGAGACTGTGAAGCAAATACTAGCAAAAGGAAATCCACATTTCGTGTGCGGGGCACGTGTCCTAGTGAAACCTTATAGGGAAAAGTCAAGACTTGTTGATag AAAGTATGCGGAGAAAATGCAGCACCCGATGTATTACAGCCCACACTTTATAGATGGGGATTCTGAGCTTCATG TGCCAAGGGTATATGATAATTCAAGGTTAGTAAGGAAACAAGTAATGGAAGAGCATGAGCATCAACTTGAACTTGATCGTAGGCGTCTTTCGGAGTTCCAATTGACATCCAAATCCTTTaataatcactcttattttagCTACTCAATGGATGAATGGAAGTTTGCAGATG GTTCTGCAGAACAAGCAGACTTTCCATCCGCTGAACGTTTCAATCACTTGCTAGATGTTTTGAACAATGAGGATAAACCCAGGCACATAACCACCAAATACACTGACCAAGATAG CCAAGGAGTCGACCTTCCAGAAAGCCCGTTTACGTCGGTAATAGGGAGCGGAATTTCAACGAATATATAG